The following coding sequences lie in one Numenius arquata chromosome 27, bNumArq3.hap1.1, whole genome shotgun sequence genomic window:
- the LOC141475844 gene encoding protein S100-A8-like, with the protein MSAGTQAVAAHHETPKFPGNCTLEMSLKTIVDVYHRYSIREGEVDLLSFNDFKTLLTEQAPTFLQACDRNRRDYLKQLFKETDLNKDKELTFEEFTIVLAKMTDDAHRITHKDDRCTPDKD; encoded by the exons ATGTCCGCAGGCACCCAGGCCGTAGCCGCCCATCATGAGACTCCAAAGTTCCCTGGAAACTGCACGCTGGAGATGTCCCTGAAAACCATCGTGGATGTCTACCACCGTTACAGCATCCGGGAGGGCGAGGTCGACCTCCTCAGCTTCAACGACTTCAAGACACTGCTGACCGAGCAGGCACCGACCTTCCTCCAAGCTTGC GACAGGAACCGTCGCGACTACCTGAAGCAGCTCTTCAAAGAGACCGACCTGAATAAGGACAAAGAGCTGACCTTTGAGGAGTTCACCATCGTCTTGGCCAAGATGACCGATGACGCCCATCGCATCACCCACAAGGATGACCGCTGCACCCCAGACAAGGACTGA
- the LOC141475992 gene encoding protein MRP-126-like, with the protein MSKASPSQEQLSELEKAMDVIIDVFHQYSRREGDRDTLTKSELKLLIEKQLLNYLRHVRNKATIDEIMKDLDVNKDAQISFCEVMLLITRVTIATHEHLHDVEDHQQQQQHKHQHQHHH; encoded by the exons ATGAGCAAGGCAAGTCCA TCCCAGGAACAGCTCTCCGAGCTGGAGAAGGCCATGGATGTCATCATTGATGTCTTCCACCAGTACTCAAGACGGGAGGGGGACAGAGACACCCTGACCAAGAGTGAGCTGAAGCTCCTGATTGAGAAGCAACTTCTGAACTACCTGAGG CATGTGAGAAACAAGGCCACCATTGATGAAATCATGAAGGACCTCGATGTCAACAAAGATGCGCAGATCTCCTTCTGCGAGGTGATGCTGTTGATCACCCGTGTGACCATCGCCACCCACGAACACCTCCACGACGTCGAGGaccaccagcagcaacagcagcacaaacaccagcaccagcaccaccactga